Below is a genomic region from Candidatus Eisenbacteria bacterium.
CGACTGCGGAAGCGCCGACCATCCGATGAACACCATCATCCGGAACTGGCACCCCGCCCTCTTCCGCGAGGCGGAGGAGAAACTGAAGAGGGACCACGGCAAGGGGTGGGACGAGATGTTCCCGCAGGACGAGTATTACCAGGTGATGCACCTCAAGCTCTTCCCCAAGAAACTCGTTCACGCCGAGAACCTGGGAGGCGAAATCGAAGAGGTGGGGAACCGCCGGATGTGGATCGGCTGCTTCCCGCTCCGTGGAATCGAGCTGGAATCCTCCATGTGCCGGATCGTGGCGTTCCTGCCGCCGGAGTAGGAGGGAGGGGGACGATGACCCTGGCCCACGCGTTCGAGTATCGGAAACCGAAAACGCTCGCCGAGGCGGCGTCGATCCTGCGCGATGCCGGCGACGGGGCGCGGGTTCTGGCGGGGGGGACCGACCTGATCGGATGGATCCGGGACGGGTTCGCCCAGCCGAGCCTGCTGATCGACCTGAAGGGAATCGAGGGGCTCGATCGGATCGGCGCCTTCGAGAAGGCGGGGCGAATCCGGATCGGCGCGCTCGCCGCCTTCACCGACCTGATCGAATCGCGGGAGGTCCGGGAAGAGCTGCCGCTCCTGTGGGAGGCGGCCCGTTCCGTCGCTTCGCGAGGGATTCGGAACCGGGCGACGCCGGTGGGGAACATCTGTTCCGCCGTTCCCTGTTGCGACATGGGACCGCCGCTCCTCGTGCTCGAGGCGGAGGTGGTCGTCGAGGGACCGGAGGGGGAGCGTGCCGTTCCGATCGGGGACTGGTTCGTCGGTCCGCGCCGGACGTCGCTCCGCCGCGGCGAGATCGTGAAGGCGATCGACGTTCCCCTCCCCGGGAATCCCCACGGCGGTTGCTACGTGAAGCTCGGCCGCTATGACGGCGAGGACCTCGCCCAGGCGAGCGTGGCGTTGCTCGTCCTCCCCGGAGGCGAGACGCGGGTCGCCTTCGGCGCCGTCGCCCCCACGCCGGTTCGGGGAGAGCGGATCGAGAAATTGCTCCGCGGCAAGGAGCCGGACGAGGCGCTTCTCGCGGAGGCGATCGCGATCCTCCCCCGTGAGATCGCCCCCATCGACGACGTGCGCGCCTGCAAGGAGTACCGGGGGCGGATGACGGAAGTGATGTTCGAGCGCGGGCTCGCCGCCGCCCGCGCCCGGCTTCGGGGCGAAGGTCCCCCTTACGGAACGAGGTTGCTATGAAAAGGACCATCACCCTCGTCGTGAACGGCGAAGAGTGGCGCATCGACGTGGAGCCGAACGACACCCTTCTGGAGACGCTCCGCGACCGGATCGGCGTGAAGAGCCCCAAGGTGGGGTGCGAGAGGGGAGACTGCGGGAGTTGCACCGTCCTTCTGAACGGACGGACCGCGCGGAGCTGTCTCGTCCTCGCCGTCGAGGCGGACGGGATGGAGGTGACCACCGTGGAGGGGCTCGGCCGGGACGGCCTCACGCCGCTCCAGAACGCCTTCCTCGAGGAGAACTCCTTCCAGTGCGGCTTCTGCGCGCCGGGCGTGATCCTCGCCGCGACGGAACTGCTGCGGGAGAACCCGAATCCGACCGAGGACGAGGTGAAGGAGGCGATCTCCGGAAATCTCTGCCGTTGCACCGGATACGAACCGATCGTCCGGGCCGTGCTCCGCGCGGCGGGCGCGGAGGAGAAGCGGTGAAGGCGAAACCGACCGCCGGGGGAATGAACCCCCCGTACGCCCAAGTGGGTCGTTCTCCCGTCCGGATCGACGGCCTGGAGAAGGTGACCGGTGCGGCGACCTACGTGGACGACATCGATTTCGGGCCGGGGCTCCTGCACGGGGCGATCGTGGAGAGCCCGCACGCCCACGCCAGGATTCTCTCCATCGACGCCTCCGAGGCGGAACGGCTCCCCGGCGTGGTGCGGGTGGTGACCTCCGAGGATTTCCCCTATCACTTCGGTTTGTACATGAAGGACCGATACATCTTCGCCCGGGACCGTGTCCGTTTCGTCGGCGAGCAGGTCGCCGGCGTGATCGCCCGGGACCCGAAGACGGCCGCCCGCGCCGCCAGGCTGGTCCGGGTCGAGTACGAGGTGCTGCCGCCGATCCTGGACCCGATGGAGGCGCTGGAGGAAGAAGGCGAACGGATCCACCCCGATCTGGGCGACTACCCCCACGTTCCCTGGTTCTTCCCGAAGGCGGGGACCAACATCGCCCACTGGCGGAAAACAAGGCGCGGCGACGCGGAGGCCGGCTTCGCCGAAGCGGACTTCGTGCTGGAGGACCTCTACACCGTTCCGCGTTACGCGCACTGCGCCATCGAGCCGCACGTGATCGTCGGACTGCTCGATCCCGCCGGCCGCCTCACCCTCTGGTCCTCCTCTCAGTCCCCCTACACGCAGCGCCACGTCTTCGCCGAAACCCTCGCGCCGCTCGGTTTCACCCACCAGAACGTCCGGGTGATCACCCCCTACGTGGGGGGCGGCTTCGGGGGGAAGGCGGGCGTCTCCATGGAGATCCTGGGCGTCGCCCTCGCCGTGGCGGCGAAGGGACGGCCGGTGAAGCTTCGCTTCACGCGCGAGCAGGAGTTCGTCAACACCTACCAGAGGCAGGGCCTCCGGGCGCGGCTGAAAATGGGAGTCCGCAAGGACGGCGTCCTCACCGCCATGGAGCACACCCTCTACTGGGACGCCGGCGCCTATGTGGAGTACGGCGCCAACGTGGTGAACGCCGCGGGCCTCTCCGCGACCGGACCCTATCGGATCCCGAACCTGAAGATCGATTCGCTTTGTATCTATACTAACCTGCCCCCCGGCGGTCCCTACCGCGGTTTCGGCTACTCCGAGTTCCACTTCGGCGTGGAGTCCCACATGAACCGGCTCGCGGCCGGGATCGGCATGGACCCGGTGGAGATCCGTCGGCGAAACGCCATCGCCCCCGGGGATCCGCTCCCCTACGGCGCGCCGATGAATCCTTCGGGCTTGATGGAGTGTATCGACCGCGCCGCCGAGGCGATCGGCTGGGGCGAGAAGGAGACGAGTGACGATCCGGACCGCGTCCTGGGAAAGGGGTTCTCCCTCTTCTGGAAGGCGCCGGCCATGCCCCCCAACGCCTCGTCGGCGGCGTTCCTCAAGTTCAACGAGGATGGGAGCGTGAACCTCGCCGTCTCGGGGATGGAGATCGGCCAAGGTTACATGACCGCCATGGCGCAGATCGCCGCGGAAGTGCTCGCCCTGCCGGTGGAGAAGGTGCGCGTCGAGACGCCCGACACGGACCGGAACGCCTATGAGTGGCAGACCGTCGGCTCGCACGTCACCTGGAGCTGCGGCAACGCGGTGCTCCGCGCCGCCGAGGACGCCCGGGAGAAGATCTTCGACCTGGTGGTCCGCGTCTTCGGGCACGACCGGGGCGCGCTCTTCCTGGAAGGGGAGGCGGTCCGTTGCCGCACCGCCCCCGATTTCGTCCTCCCCTACCGCGATTTCGTCATCGCCGGCGTCCAGACCGGCGACGGCACATTCAAAGGGGGACCGATCCTGGGGAGCGGCATCTTTCTTCCCGAGTTCGCCTCGGCGCTCAGCGATCCCGAAACGAGCCAGGGCGGCCATCCGAACGTGCACTACACCGTCGGCGCCGCCGGCGCGGTGCTGGAGGTGGACCGTCGCACGGGGAAGATGCGGGTGCGCCACGCGGTGCTCGCCGTGGACGTGGGCCGGGCGATCCATCCGGAACTGGTGCGGGGGCAGATCACCGGAGGGCTGGTGCAGGGTTTCGCCACCGTGCTCTACGAGGACATGCGTTTCGACGAAAAGGGCCGGCTGGTGAACCCGAATTTCACCGACTATAAAATACCGACGGCCATGGACATTCCCGACCGGATGACGTCGATTCTGGTGGAGGTGCCCCAGCCGGACGGTCCCTTCGGCGCGCGCGGCGTGGGGGAGCACACCATGATCCCGGCGGCGCCGCTGGTGGCGAACGCCCTGGAGAACGCCGTCGGCGTGCGGCTTCGCGACATGCCGATCACCGCCGAGCGCGTGGCCCTCGCCCTCCGCGCGAAGGAGAGGGGCGAAGCGGGCGGCTGAGGGGCGCCGCCGACGCGATCCCCCCCGCGCGGTCGGTCTCCCCTTGCCCGCCGCGGGTCCGATGTGTCAACATGGGCGAGACCGGTCCCCGGGGGCCGGTCTTTTCCCGGTGGGGCCGGGCCATTCCCCGGCAGTCGAGAACCCGCCCGCCGAGCCGCGGGCCTCCACCCTTCGAATGGGCCGCCGCGCGTCGCCGTGATCGTCTCCGGCCCGCGACGCTCCGGGGAACGCATGATCGGTAAACTGCACGACCGCCTGCGACAGACCGAACACGTCTACATGGTCCTGGTGGCGCTCGCCATCGGCCTGTTGGGCGGCCTCTTTTCCGTCGCTTTTCGTCGTTTCATCCATTTCGTGCAGGTGTTCGCCTGGCGAAACGACACTTTTCTTCTGGATCATGTTCGGAGTCTCCCGGCGTGGTGGAAGATCGGCGTGCCCGCGGCGGGCGGCCTGTTGGTGGGGCTCATCATTCACTTCTTCGCACGCGAGGCCAAGGGGCACGGCGTGCCGGAGGTGATGGAGGCGGTGGCGCTCCGGGGCGGGCGCATCCGCCCGCGGGTGGTGATCGCCAAGATGATCGCCTCCGGTATCTGTATCGCCTCCGGCGGATCCGTCGGCCGCGAGGGGCCGATCGTGCAGATCGGTTCGAGCCTCGGCTCGGCGATCGGCCAGTGGCTCCGGATGGGGGAGAGGCGCCTCCGCACGCTGGTCGGCTGCGGCGCCGCCGCGGGGATCGCCGGAACATTCAACGCGCCGGTGGCGGGCGCCCTCTTCGCGGTGGAGGTGATCCTCGGCGATTTCGGCGTCTCCCAGTTCTCGCCGATCGTCATCTCCAGCGTCGCCGCCACGGTGGTGAGCCGCCGCTTCCTCGGCGACTTCCCCGCCTTCGAGGTTCCCCATTACGCGCTGGTCAACCCGGCGGAGTTGTTCGCCTACGCCCTCCTTGGCGTCATCGCCGGACTGACGGCGCTCGCCTTCGTCCGCGTTCTCTACGGCGCCGAGGATCTCTTCGACGCCGTCCCCATCCCCGGACCGGCCAAGACGGTCCTGGGCGGCGCCATGATCGGCGTCATCGCCCTGAAGTTTCCCGAGATCTACGGCGTCGGTTATGAGGCGATCGGGGAGGCCCTCAAGGGGGGGATGGTGTGGCACCTGCTCCTGGCGCTGGCGGTGATCAAAATCCTGGCCGTCTCGACCACCATCGGCTCGGGCGGATCGGGCGGGATCTTCGCCCCCTCGCTCTTCGTCGGGGCGATGACCGGAGGGGCGGTCGGCGCCGGGGTGCACTCGATCTGGCCGGAGACCACAGCGGGGCCGGGGGCTTACGCGCTGGTCGGCATGGGGGCCGTGGTCGCCGCCGCCACCCACGCGCCGATCACGGCGATCGTGATCATCTTCGAGATGACGAACGACTACAAGATCATCCTTCCTCTGATGATCACCTGCATCATCGCCACGCTGCTGGCGATGCAGATCCAGAAGGCGAGCATTTACACCATGAAGCTGCTCCGCCGGGGCGTGGACATCCGGGAGGGGCAGACGGTCAACGTGCTCCGGAACGTGCGGGTCCGGGACGTGATGCGGACGGAGTTCACCGCCGTCCAGCCCCAGGACCGGCTTTTGTCGATCGTCTCCCGGTTCATCGAGAAGCCGGGCGGATCGGTTTTCGTCGTCGACCCGGAGAACCGTCTTCTCGGCGTGATCACCATCAACGACATCCGTCCGATCCTGAACGAACTCGATTCGATGGACTCGCTCCTGATCGCCCAGGACATGATGCAGGAGTCGGGGTTCCTCGCCGTCTTCCCCGAAGACGCACTGGACGGCGTGATGACCCGTTTCGGCCACTACCGTTTCGAGGCGCCGGTGCTGGAGGGCGATCGGGTGATCGGTTCGGTCTGGCCGGAGGACGTGATTCGCCGCTACGAGGCGGAACTGTTCAAGAGGGACATGGCGTCGAGCATGAGCGTGGCCGTCGGAAGCGGGGCGGAGGCGAGGGCGATTCCGGGCGCGGGGGGCATGAGCATGACCGAAATCCCGGCCCCGGCGAGCTTCCTGGGGCGCACCATGGCGGACATCGCCATCCGGAAGCGATACGATGTGACCATTCTGCTGATCAAGCGAAAGGGGGAGGAGGGCGATTCCGTGATGGATCAGCTCCCGAACGCCGCCTACGTTTTTCGCGAAGGGGACGTGATGCTCGTGATGGGTCGGGAGGAGTGCCTCCGCCGCCTGGAGCTCGCCCCCTGATCGCCGATCAAGCGGATTCCGTCGCAGCCTTCTCCACGGAATCGTTGAAGCGCGCCTCCACGTCCCGGAACCGTCCCACCGCGCTCAGAGTCGCCTCCACCACCCGCGGATCGAACTGCGCCTCCGTCTCGGCCCGGAGGATCGCGATCGTTTCCTCCTCGCTGCGGGCCGGTTTGTAGGGGCGCACGGAGCGGATCGCGTCCCAGCTGTCCGCCAGCGCCACGATGCGGGCGGAAAGGGGAATCGATTCACCGCGCAGGCCGTCCGGATAACCCGTCCCGTCCCATCGTTCGTGGTGGGACCGGGTGACCGCCGCGGCGATTCGCAGAATCGGAATCCCCGAGCGGTCGGCGCGCCGGAACCGGTTCGCGTCGTGCTGCCCGGAGATACGATCGAAGGCGAGGGGGTCTCGTAGGAGCAGATCCGCGCCGATCGACGAATGGCGGCGCATCACGATCGCCTCCCGTGCGGTGAGCGGACCCGGTTTGTTCAGGATCGC
It encodes:
- a CDS encoding chloride channel protein; this translates as MIGKLHDRLRQTEHVYMVLVALAIGLLGGLFSVAFRRFIHFVQVFAWRNDTFLLDHVRSLPAWWKIGVPAAGGLLVGLIIHFFAREAKGHGVPEVMEAVALRGGRIRPRVVIAKMIASGICIASGGSVGREGPIVQIGSSLGSAIGQWLRMGERRLRTLVGCGAAAGIAGTFNAPVAGALFAVEVILGDFGVSQFSPIVISSVAATVVSRRFLGDFPAFEVPHYALVNPAELFAYALLGVIAGLTALAFVRVLYGAEDLFDAVPIPGPAKTVLGGAMIGVIALKFPEIYGVGYEAIGEALKGGMVWHLLLALAVIKILAVSTTIGSGGSGGIFAPSLFVGAMTGGAVGAGVHSIWPETTAGPGAYALVGMGAVVAAATHAPITAIVIIFEMTNDYKIILPLMITCIIATLLAMQIQKASIYTMKLLRRGVDIREGQTVNVLRNVRVRDVMRTEFTAVQPQDRLLSIVSRFIEKPGGSVFVVDPENRLLGVITINDIRPILNELDSMDSLLIAQDMMQESGFLAVFPEDALDGVMTRFGHYRFEAPVLEGDRVIGSVWPEDVIRRYEAELFKRDMASSMSVAVGSGAEARAIPGAGGMSMTEIPAPASFLGRTMADIAIRKRYDVTILLIKRKGEEGDSVMDQLPNAAYVFREGDVMLVMGREECLRRLELAP
- a CDS encoding xanthine dehydrogenase family protein molybdopterin-binding subunit translates to MNPPYAQVGRSPVRIDGLEKVTGAATYVDDIDFGPGLLHGAIVESPHAHARILSIDASEAERLPGVVRVVTSEDFPYHFGLYMKDRYIFARDRVRFVGEQVAGVIARDPKTAARAARLVRVEYEVLPPILDPMEALEEEGERIHPDLGDYPHVPWFFPKAGTNIAHWRKTRRGDAEAGFAEADFVLEDLYTVPRYAHCAIEPHVIVGLLDPAGRLTLWSSSQSPYTQRHVFAETLAPLGFTHQNVRVITPYVGGGFGGKAGVSMEILGVALAVAAKGRPVKLRFTREQEFVNTYQRQGLRARLKMGVRKDGVLTAMEHTLYWDAGAYVEYGANVVNAAGLSATGPYRIPNLKIDSLCIYTNLPPGGPYRGFGYSEFHFGVESHMNRLAAGIGMDPVEIRRRNAIAPGDPLPYGAPMNPSGLMECIDRAAEAIGWGEKETSDDPDRVLGKGFSLFWKAPAMPPNASSAAFLKFNEDGSVNLAVSGMEIGQGYMTAMAQIAAEVLALPVEKVRVETPDTDRNAYEWQTVGSHVTWSCGNAVLRAAEDAREKIFDLVVRVFGHDRGALFLEGEAVRCRTAPDFVLPYRDFVIAGVQTGDGTFKGGPILGSGIFLPEFASALSDPETSQGGHPNVHYTVGAAGAVLEVDRRTGKMRVRHAVLAVDVGRAIHPELVRGQITGGLVQGFATVLYEDMRFDEKGRLVNPNFTDYKIPTAMDIPDRMTSILVEVPQPDGPFGARGVGEHTMIPAAPLVANALENAVGVRLRDMPITAERVALALRAKERGEAGG
- a CDS encoding (2Fe-2S)-binding protein, with protein sequence MKRTITLVVNGEEWRIDVEPNDTLLETLRDRIGVKSPKVGCERGDCGSCTVLLNGRTARSCLVLAVEADGMEVTTVEGLGRDGLTPLQNAFLEENSFQCGFCAPGVILAATELLRENPNPTEDEVKEAISGNLCRCTGYEPIVRAVLRAAGAEEKR
- a CDS encoding xanthine dehydrogenase family protein subunit M, whose protein sequence is MTLAHAFEYRKPKTLAEAASILRDAGDGARVLAGGTDLIGWIRDGFAQPSLLIDLKGIEGLDRIGAFEKAGRIRIGALAAFTDLIESREVREELPLLWEAARSVASRGIRNRATPVGNICSAVPCCDMGPPLLVLEAEVVVEGPEGERAVPIGDWFVGPRRTSLRRGEIVKAIDVPLPGNPHGGCYVKLGRYDGEDLAQASVALLVLPGGETRVAFGAVAPTPVRGERIEKLLRGKEPDEALLAEAIAILPREIAPIDDVRACKEYRGRMTEVMFERGLAAARARLRGEGPPYGTRLL